One Gemmatimonadaceae bacterium DNA window includes the following coding sequences:
- the nhaA gene encoding Na+/H+ antiporter NhaA: MTGPLATPDDDGLISARPQPPSQAVSGLVLLLCAVGALLWANSRWQESYTAVWHLAVGPTTLQHVINDGLMALFFLLVGLEIKHEVLDGALASWQRAALPVVGAIGGMLMPAVIYALIARGTDAAPGWGIPMATDIAFALGIVALLGDRVPPGLRVFLAALAIADDIGAVLVIAVFYTPQVAWTVLGVTALLLLLLVTLNRRGVSAVWPYALLGVALWFAVFRSGIHASIAGVLLALTIPARGAHSVQHRIERALQHPVTFGVVPLFALANAGVTLPADLPAFVREPAVLAAALGLIVGKPLGIVGAAWLAVRARLAALPDGADWYRVVGVATLGGIGFTMSLFIAGLAFNDHRLDAAKVGVLSGSLLTGVLGAVLLARANRRGVRA; the protein is encoded by the coding sequence ATGACGGGACCGCTCGCCACGCCCGACGACGACGGGCTCATCTCCGCCCGTCCGCAACCACCGTCCCAAGCGGTGAGCGGACTGGTGCTGCTGCTCTGCGCGGTGGGCGCACTGCTGTGGGCCAACTCGCGCTGGCAGGAGAGCTACACCGCGGTCTGGCATCTGGCCGTCGGCCCGACCACGCTGCAGCACGTCATCAACGACGGGCTGATGGCGCTCTTCTTTCTGCTCGTCGGGCTCGAGATCAAGCATGAAGTGCTCGATGGCGCGCTCGCGAGCTGGCAACGCGCCGCGCTCCCCGTGGTTGGGGCGATTGGCGGCATGCTGATGCCGGCGGTGATCTACGCCCTGATCGCGCGCGGCACCGATGCCGCCCCTGGATGGGGCATCCCGATGGCCACCGACATCGCCTTCGCCCTCGGGATCGTGGCGCTGCTCGGTGATCGCGTGCCGCCCGGTCTTCGCGTGTTTCTCGCGGCACTCGCCATCGCCGATGATATCGGCGCCGTGCTGGTGATCGCGGTGTTTTACACCCCGCAGGTCGCGTGGACTGTTCTCGGGGTCACCGCGCTCCTGCTGCTCCTGCTCGTCACGCTCAATCGCCGTGGCGTGTCGGCGGTCTGGCCGTACGCGCTGCTCGGCGTGGCCCTCTGGTTCGCCGTCTTTCGCTCGGGTATTCACGCGAGCATCGCCGGCGTGCTGTTGGCGCTCACCATTCCGGCGCGCGGGGCGCACAGCGTGCAGCATCGGATCGAACGGGCGCTGCAGCATCCGGTCACCTTTGGCGTGGTCCCGCTCTTCGCGCTCGCCAACGCCGGCGTGACGCTCCCGGCGGACCTGCCCGCCTTCGTGCGCGAACCGGCGGTGCTGGCCGCCGCTCTGGGGCTCATCGTCGGCAAACCCCTCGGCATTGTCGGCGCCGCCTGGCTCGCGGTGCGCGCCCGCCTCGCCGCCCTCCCCGATGGGGCCGATTGGTATCGGGTGGTGGGCGTAGCGACACTGGGGGGCATCGGCTTCACGATGTCGCTCTTCATTGCCGGTCTCGCCTTCAACGACCACCGCCTCGACGCCGCCAAGGTCGGCGTCCTGAGTGGTTCGCTGCTCACCGGGGTGCTGGGCGCCGTGCTGCTGGCTCGCGCCAACCGCCGCGGTGTCCGCGCGTAG